The Tripterygium wilfordii isolate XIE 37 chromosome 5, ASM1340144v1, whole genome shotgun sequence DNA segment GGGTTACTTCAAGCCAAGAGGGCTGATGAAGCGCTGAAATTGTTTAGTAGGATGAAAGAAGATGGATGTCTTCCAGATTATATTACATACAATACTTTGCTTGATGGGTTCTGTAAACTAGATAGGGTTGATGTGGCTTTAGACCTTTTGAGATCTTTTAAGGAGGAAGGTTTTGTACTTGGACTAAATGGCTATAGTTGCTTGATTGATGGTTTGTTTAGAGCTAGGAGATTCAATGAAGGACTTGCATGGTATGGGAAAATGGTTGAGAAAAATCTCAAGCCTGATGTTATTTTGTATACCATATTGATGCGAGGTTTATCAGAGGCAGGGAGGGTAAAGGATGCATTGAAATTGTTGACTGACATGACTGAAAGAGGTGTAGAACCGGATACTTATTGTTATAATGCTTTGATCAAAGGATTTTGCGATATGGGTCTCTTGAATGAGGCACAGTCTCTTCGGCTTGAGATCTCTAATAATGGTTGCTTTCCTAATGCTTGCACTTACACCATTCTAATTTGCAGTATGTGCAAGAATGGGTTGGTTGGCGAGGCAAAAGAAATATTCAATGGGATGGAAAAAATGGGATGTTCTCCTTCTGTTTTTACATTCAATGCTCTAATCGACGGACTTTGCAAAGCAGACAAGATGGATGAAgcttgtcttttgttttataagaTGGAGATAGGGAAAAATCCTTCCATATTTCTTCGGCTTTCTCAGGGTGCCAGTCCAGTTCTTGATAATGCTAGCCTACAATCTATGGTGGAGGAATTGTGTGATTCAGGACAGTTCCTTAAGGCCTACAAGATTCTCAATCAACTTGCTGAAAGTGGGGTGGTTCCAGACATAAGGACTTACAACATTCTGATCAATGGCTTTTGCAGAGCAGGTGACATGAATATTGCCTTGAAGCTCTTTGAGCAGATGCAATCCAAGGGGCTTTCCCCTGATAGTGTAACTTACGGTACTCTTATCAATGGTCTTCAAATGGTCGACAGAGAGGATGATGCCTTCGAGGTCTTCAATCAAATGGAGAAGCATGGTTGTACACCGAGCTCTTCAGTTTTCCATTCACTTATGACTTGGTTATGCAGAAGGCAGAAGGTTCCGCTAGCTATTAGTCTATGGTTGGAGCATCTTAGGCACCGTCCTGATAGGGACGATAAAGTGGtggaagaaataaaagaaaactttgAGAAGGGAGAACTCGAAAAGGCAGTTAGAGACTTGCTTGCAATGGACTTTAAGTTAAATGATTTTGGTCTAGCACCTTATACCATTTGGCTCATAGGTTTTTGTCAGGCAGGAAGAGTAGAAGAAGCTTTCAAGCTATTCTCTATTCTTAAGGAGTACAATGTCACTGTCACTGCCCCTAGCTGTGTGAAGTTGATACGAAGTTTTTGCGAAGAAGGGAATCTAGACCTGGCAGTATATGTTTTCACTTACACACTGGATAAAGGGTTTATGTTAAAATGGCCGATTTGCAACCAACTACTCGAATCTTTACTTCTTTCTGAGGATAAAAAGAATGACGCATTTTCTCTTCTACGCAGAATGGAATCTCTAGGATATGATTTGCGTACTTACATCCGTGAAAATACAAAGTCCCTTCTTCATGCGCGTTGGGATGCATGGGAAACGAAAAATGTGCCACCTGGATGATTACAGATGCTAGGGAAACTCTTCTGC contains these protein-coding regions:
- the LOC119998157 gene encoding pentatricopeptide repeat-containing protein At1g79540, with product MRIPSLRLRPVSRFSPKAPWLLHFHTASSDAIDTPFYDLSTSNEVLKIVGTISPMEPALEPLVPFLSKRIISEVIEEEQNRQLGFRFFIWAAKRQRFYSSLTFNLVMDTIIKENGVDLYWKTIEEIKDSGFEISSDAFTLLMAVYAKMGLCEKAIQVFGKMREFNCEPDVYAYNAILHVILGKEVFILTLAIYNQMLKLNCQPNVATFSILIDGFCKSGKMQDALQMFDEMVERDMLPCTITYTIIISGLLQAKRADEALKLFSRMKEDGCLPDYITYNTLLDGFCKLDRVDVALDLLRSFKEEGFVLGLNGYSCLIDGLFRARRFNEGLAWYGKMVEKNLKPDVILYTILMRGLSEAGRVKDALKLLTDMTERGVEPDTYCYNALIKGFCDMGLLNEAQSLRLEISNNGCFPNACTYTILICSMCKNGLVGEAKEIFNGMEKMGCSPSVFTFNALIDGLCKADKMDEACLLFYKMEIGKNPSIFLRLSQGASPVLDNASLQSMVEELCDSGQFLKAYKILNQLAESGVVPDIRTYNILINGFCRAGDMNIALKLFEQMQSKGLSPDSVTYGTLINGLQMVDREDDAFEVFNQMEKHGCTPSSSVFHSLMTWLCRRQKVPLAISLWLEHLRHRPDRDDKVVEEIKENFEKGELEKAVRDLLAMDFKLNDFGLAPYTIWLIGFCQAGRVEEAFKLFSILKEYNVTVTAPSCVKLIRSFCEEGNLDLAVYVFTYTLDKGFMLKWPICNQLLESLLLSEDKKNDAFSLLRRMESLGYDLRTYIRENTKSLLHARWDAWETKNVPPG